In the genome of Neovison vison isolate M4711 chromosome 3, ASM_NN_V1, whole genome shotgun sequence, one region contains:
- the ACADS gene encoding short-chain specific acyl-CoA dehydrogenase, mitochondrial, whose translation MAAALLARACGPSRGALRPRACRRLHTIYQSVELPETHQMLRQTCREFAEKELVPIAAQVDKEHRFPTAQVKKMGELGLLAMDVPEEFSGAGLDYLAYAIAMEEISRGCASTGVIMSVNNSLYLGPILKFGSKEQKQQWITPFTGGDKIGCFALSEPGNGSDAGAASTTARADGDSWVLNGTKAWITNSWEASAAVVFASTDRSLQNKGISAFLVPMPTPGLTLGKKEDKLGIRASSTANLIFEDCRIPKDSLLGEPGMGFKIAMQTLDMGRIGIASQALGIAQAALDCAVNYAENRRAFGAPLTKLQGIQFKLADMALALESARLLTWRAAMLKDNKKPFTKEAAMAKLAASEAATAISHQAIQILGGMGYVTEMPAERHYRDARITEIYEGTSEIQRLVIAGHLLRAYRS comes from the exons ATGGCCGCCGCGCTGCTCGCCCGGGCCTGCGGCCCTAGCCGCGGAG CCCTGCGTCCTCGGGCCTGCCGTCGGTTACATACTATCTACCAGTCCGTGGAGCTGCCTGAGACGCACCAGATGCTGCGTCAGACCTGCCGGGAATTTGCTGAGAAGGAGCTGGTTCCCATTGCGGCCCAGGTGGACAAGGAGCATCGCTTCCCGACGGCCCAG GTGAAGAAGATGGGCGAGCTGGGGCTTCTGGCCATGGATGTGCCTGAGGAGTTCAGTGGTGCCGGCCTCGATTACCTGGCCTATGCCATTGCCATGGAGGAGATCAGCCGGGGCTGTGCCTCGACAGGAGTCATCATGAGCGTCAATAAC TCCCTCTACTTGGGGCCTATCCTGAAGTTTGGCTCCAAGGAGCAGAAGCAACAGTGGATCACCCCTTTTACCGGTGGCGACAAAATTGGCTGCTTTGCACTGAGTGAACCAG GGAACGGCAGCGACGCGGGAGCCGCCTCCACCACTGCCCGAGCAGACGGGGACTCTTGGGTCCTGAACGGTACCAAGGCCTGGATCACCAATTCCTGGGAGGCCTCCGCCGCCGTGGTCTTCGCCAGCACAGACAGATCCTTGCAGAACAAG GGCATCAGTGCCTTCCTGGTCCCCATGCCGACACCTGGGCTCACGCTGGGGAAGAAGGAGGACAAGCTGGGCATCCGGGCCTCATCCACGGCCAACCTCATCTTTGAGGACTGTCGCATCCCCAAGGACAGCCTGCTGGGCGAGCCTGGGATGGGCTTCAAGATAGCCATG caaacccTGGACATGGGGCGCATTGGCATCGCCTCCCAGGCCCTGGGCATCGCCCAGGCTGCCCTCGATTGTGCCGTGAACTACGCTGAGAATCGCAGGGCCTTTGGGGCGCCTCTCACCAAGCTCCAAGGCATCCAG TTCAAGTTGGCGGACATGGCCCTGGCCCTGGAGAGTGCCCGGCTGCTGACCTGGCGTGCTGCAATGCTGAAGGATAATAAGAAGCCTTTCACCAAG GAAGCGGCCATGGCCAAACTGGCTGCATCGGAGGCCGCAACCGCCATCAGCCACCAG GCCATCCAGATCCTGGGAGGCATGGGCTATGTGACAGAGATGCCAGCGGAGCGCCACTACCGCGACGCGCGCATCACCGAGATTTACGAAGGCACCAGCGAGATCCAGAGGCTGGTGATCGCCGGGCACCTGCTCAGAGCCTACCGGAGCTGA